Genomic segment of Pirellulales bacterium:
CAGTCAGGAAGAATTGGCGGAGTTCGCTTGCGATGCCGTGGCTCGGCTGGTCACCGTGTTGATCGGCGCGGCGGTCATCGCGCGCCGGGTGCAGGCGACCAAGTCCGATCTCGGATTTGATTTTTCCAGGCCGCTGTACGACGTGGCTTGCGGAGTCATTGCCTTCGTGGCGATCGCGCCAATTTTGTATACGATCCAAATCATCTCGCAAGTGTTCATTGTCCAGTACCACCATCCGCTCATCGACACGGTGGAAAAACGGCCCGAGGCAATTTCCTGGCTCATCGTGACGGTTTCCGCCGTGTTCGTAGCGCCGCTGGCGGAAGAGTTCTTCTTTCGCGTTCTTCTGCAAGGCTGGCTGGAAAAAATCGAACGGGCTTGGTGCGAACAAAAATGGGACAGCGCCCTAGCGCCGGCCGGCGCGGCCCCGCCCGGATTGCTGAATTTACCTTTGGGGACAGTGCCGATTATCGTGACCTCGGAACTATTTGCGCTGACTCATTCCGGGCAGGGGGCGGCGCCCATTCCGCTGTTTCTGTTGGCCTTGGTGCTTGGATTTTTGTACCACCGCACGCATCGGCTGCTGCCATCGGTCGTCGTGCATTTTTTGCTAAACGGCATTACCATCGCCATGCTGTTTGCAAGCAAATGACCGGCCGGGTTCCAAAACACTCAATGACCAATGACCAAGCACCAACGACCAACCCTCGACCTGCTTTTTAATCATTGGTCATTGGGATTTGGACATTGGTCATTTCCTCTGCGGCACTTTCGATCACCCCCACGGTGGTCTATAATCTAGCGCTCACCCTACTCGGTTAGCGCCTCGCGGCTAAACATGCTCATCGTTGATCGCTCCCCCTCACCTCATCACCCCATCACCTCCACACCCACCCACGCCTGCCATGCCTTACGGTTTTGGAATTATTGGCTGCGGCATGATCGCTCGATTTCATGCCAAAGCCATCGCCGACGTGCCTGATGCCAAGCTCGTGGCTTGTTTCGACAGTTATGCTCCGGCCGTGGAAAAATTTTCCGCCGAAGCAGGCTGCCGCGGCTATACCAAGCTGGAAGAGATGTTGGCCGATCCGGCCGTGCAGGTCGTGACCATTGGCACGCCCAGCGGCGCGCACCTGGAGCCGGCTGTCGCCGCGGCCAATGCCGGCAAGCACGTGATCGTGGAAAAGCCGCTGGAAATTATGCTCTCGCGCTGCGACGCCATTATTTCCGCCTGCGAAAAAAACAAAGTGAAGCTGTCGGCCGTGTTCCCGTCACGATTTCACGAATCGAGCCGGCAAATGAAATGGGCCGTCGATGAGCAGCGGTTCGGCAAGCTGACCCTGGGCGATGCTTACGTCAAGTGGTTTCGCAACCAGCAGTATTACGACAGCGGCGCTTGGCGCGGCACCTGGCAGCTCGATGGCGGCGGGGCGCTGATGAACCAGGCAGTGCACAGCGTCGATTTGCTTACTTGGCTGATGGGTCCGGTGGCGGAAGTCACGGCCCACACCGCCCTTTTGGCTCACGAGCGCATTGCCGTCGAAGATACTTGCGTGGCTACCCTTCGTTTTAGCAATGGCGCGCTGGGAGTGATTGAAGCTTCCACGGCCGCTTATCCCGGTTACCTGAAGCGGATTGAAATTCACGGCGATCAGGGAACCGCCGTGATGGAAGAAGAAGACATCAAAACCTGGGATTTCGCTCAGCCGCATCCGCGCGATGAAGCGGTTCGTCAGCGAATGGCGCAAGCCCGCAGCACCGGCGGCGGCGCCAGCGATCCGTCGGCCATCGGCCATCATGGCCACGCGTTGCAATTTGCCGATGTCATCCAGGCGATCAAGAACAACACCACTCCCGCCGTCGACGGCAACGAAGGGCGCCGCTCGGTCGAAATTATTCTGGCCATTTACAAATCGGCCGAAGCACGCCAGGCGGTGCAACTGCCGCTCAAAGACGATCCGGCGCTGGCCGCCCGCCAGCGCGATAAAACGTCGTAGGGCACCCGACTGACACAGTCGGGCTATATTTGCGGACGGATTCGCGGATTCTGTGGCCCGAAATCGCTCTTTGCCGTTTTCTGCCGGCGCGGCACAATCCGCCTGCGTTCGGTGTCTGTTATTGGTCATTGGTGCTTGGTTATTGGTCATTTTTTATGACGTCCCGCTTCACCGCCGCCGGCCATTAC
This window contains:
- a CDS encoding JDVT-CTERM system glutamic-type intramembrane protease — protein: MQGIDITPAELVKQICSILGLGVPIWLWLAWRWRSKHTLLAFEPHRPVPWEGVDIVLVLAVFFLAEFFCGSIGLRLAGITPSVEGHGVTSQEELAEFACDAVARLVTVLIGAAVIARRVQATKSDLGFDFSRPLYDVACGVIAFVAIAPILYTIQIISQVFIVQYHHPLIDTVEKRPEAISWLIVTVSAVFVAPLAEEFFFRVLLQGWLEKIERAWCEQKWDSALAPAGAAPPGLLNLPLGTVPIIVTSELFALTHSGQGAAPIPLFLLALVLGFLYHRTHRLLPSVVVHFLLNGITIAMLFASK
- a CDS encoding Gfo/Idh/MocA family oxidoreductase codes for the protein MPYGFGIIGCGMIARFHAKAIADVPDAKLVACFDSYAPAVEKFSAEAGCRGYTKLEEMLADPAVQVVTIGTPSGAHLEPAVAAANAGKHVIVEKPLEIMLSRCDAIISACEKNKVKLSAVFPSRFHESSRQMKWAVDEQRFGKLTLGDAYVKWFRNQQYYDSGAWRGTWQLDGGGALMNQAVHSVDLLTWLMGPVAEVTAHTALLAHERIAVEDTCVATLRFSNGALGVIEASTAAYPGYLKRIEIHGDQGTAVMEEEDIKTWDFAQPHPRDEAVRQRMAQARSTGGGASDPSAIGHHGHALQFADVIQAIKNNTTPAVDGNEGRRSVEIILAIYKSAEARQAVQLPLKDDPALAARQRDKTS